A part of Amycolatopsis lurida genomic DNA contains:
- a CDS encoding ATP-dependent DNA ligase yields MALPFGPPVAPMLARPLTAIPEGCFYEPKWDGYRTIVFRDGDDVEIGSRGERPMTRYFPDLVEAARRQLPERCVVDGEAVVFAEDGQGLDFFALQQRVHPAASRVKQLSEDTPVSFVAFDLLALGDLDLREEPFEIRRARLEEALADAGPPVHVTPATRDIDQARRWFAEFEGAGIDGIIAKDPNQPYQPGKRVQAKIKHVRTADCVVAGYRVHKSGPDRIGSLLLALYDDIGAWAGFERWVTLVDGLAPVGVSAAFSMARREELFEELQPLVTDFDRHPWGWMADTIEERKRLGQGASRWNREKDPTFVPLRPERVVEVRYDYLEGVRFRHPVQFVRWRPDRDPESCRYSQLERPVRVDLDRVIGANRPIRHE; encoded by the coding sequence ATGGCGCTGCCCTTCGGACCTCCGGTCGCCCCGATGCTCGCGAGGCCGCTGACCGCGATCCCCGAGGGCTGCTTCTACGAGCCCAAATGGGACGGCTACCGCACGATCGTGTTCCGCGACGGGGACGACGTGGAGATCGGCAGCCGGGGCGAGCGGCCGATGACCCGGTACTTCCCGGATCTCGTCGAGGCCGCGCGCCGTCAGCTACCCGAGCGTTGTGTGGTCGACGGCGAGGCGGTCGTGTTCGCCGAGGACGGTCAGGGATTGGACTTTTTCGCCCTGCAGCAACGGGTTCACCCGGCGGCCAGCCGCGTGAAGCAGCTCAGTGAGGACACACCGGTGTCCTTCGTGGCCTTCGATCTGCTCGCCCTCGGCGACCTCGACCTCCGTGAAGAACCGTTCGAGATCCGCCGCGCCCGGTTGGAAGAGGCGCTCGCCGACGCGGGGCCGCCGGTCCACGTGACCCCGGCGACCAGGGACATCGACCAGGCGCGCCGGTGGTTCGCCGAATTCGAGGGCGCCGGCATCGACGGCATCATCGCGAAGGACCCGAATCAGCCTTATCAGCCCGGCAAACGGGTGCAGGCCAAGATCAAGCACGTCCGCACCGCGGACTGTGTCGTCGCCGGCTACCGGGTGCACAAATCGGGCCCGGACCGGATCGGTTCGCTGTTGCTGGCGTTGTACGACGACATCGGCGCGTGGGCGGGTTTCGAACGGTGGGTGACCCTCGTCGACGGCCTGGCCCCGGTCGGCGTCTCGGCCGCGTTCAGCATGGCCCGGCGCGAGGAATTGTTCGAAGAACTCCAGCCGCTCGTCACGGATTTCGACCGGCATCCCTGGGGATGGATGGCCGACACCATCGAGGAACGCAAACGACTCGGCCAGGGCGCGAGCCGGTGGAACCGCGAGAAGGACCCGACGTTCGTGCCGCTGCGGCCCGAACGAGTGGTGGAGGTCCGGTACGACTACCTCGAAGGCGTCCGGTTCCGGCACCCGGTCCAGTTCGTCCGCTGGCGCCCGGACCGCGATCCGGAATCCTGCCGGTACTCCCAGTTGGAAAGGCCCGTCCGGGTCGATCTCGATCGGGTGATCGGGGCGAATCGTCCGATACGGCACGAATAG
- a CDS encoding IS30 family transposase, protein MPGARLTREEREKIQNGLDQGLTQDAVAKVLGKSPSTISREVRRGGGPRCSRPGSKVTGRPRRYRADRAQRLAVERGRRPKAHLLAGELAAVVTGLLEADWSPRLISLMLPTLFPDDQAMRVSHETIYLSLFIQTRGELRNELTEHLRSGRDQRRSRTSTSSRRQGRITGMTPISERPAEAADRAVPGHWEGDLILGAVGQGAVITLVERHSRFVLLAPLPDTHKAVEVRELLTSMITTLPTELKRSLTWDQGNEMAQHAQFTLDTGLQVYFCNPHSPWERGSNENTNGLLRQYWPKSSDLRHLTQTHCDAIALRLNTRPRPTLGLLTPAQALDKALLATTS, encoded by the coding sequence ATGCCAGGAGCCCGGTTGACGCGCGAGGAGCGGGAGAAGATCCAGAATGGTCTGGATCAAGGTCTTACCCAGGACGCGGTGGCGAAGGTTCTGGGTAAGTCACCCTCGACGATTTCACGAGAAGTACGCCGCGGTGGTGGGCCGCGGTGTTCCAGGCCCGGAAGCAAGGTCACTGGCCGGCCTCGCCGTTATCGGGCCGACCGAGCCCAGCGCCTGGCCGTCGAACGCGGCCGGCGCCCGAAAGCCCATCTGCTGGCCGGTGAGTTGGCGGCGGTGGTGACCGGTCTGCTGGAAGCAGACTGGTCACCCCGGCTGATCTCCCTGATGTTGCCGACGCTGTTCCCCGACGATCAGGCTATGCGGGTGAGTCACGAGACGATCTACCTGTCACTGTTCATCCAGACTCGTGGTGAACTGCGCAACGAACTCACCGAGCACCTGCGGTCAGGCCGTGACCAGCGCCGGTCACGCACCAGCACCTCCAGCCGCCGCCAGGGCCGGATAACCGGGATGACCCCGATCAGTGAACGCCCCGCCGAGGCCGCCGACCGGGCAGTGCCCGGGCACTGGGAAGGCGATCTGATCCTCGGGGCAGTCGGCCAGGGCGCGGTCATCACCCTGGTCGAACGCCACTCCCGATTCGTGTTGCTGGCCCCCCTGCCCGACACACACAAGGCCGTCGAAGTCCGGGAACTGCTCACCAGCATGATCACTACCCTGCCCACCGAACTGAAACGGTCGCTGACCTGGGACCAGGGCAACGAAATGGCCCAGCACGCCCAGTTCACCCTGGACACCGGCCTGCAGGTCTACTTCTGCAACCCACACAGCCCCTGGGAACGCGGCAGCAACGAGAACACCAACGGCCTGCTACGCCAGTACTGGCCCAAAAGCTCAGACCTGCGCCACCTCACCCAAACCCACTGCGACGCGATCGCCCTACGCCTCAACACCCGACCACGCCCTACACTCGGCCTCCTCACACCAGCACAAGCACTCGACAAAGCACTACTTGCAACAACCAGTTGA
- the cmdF gene encoding tyrosine 2,3-aminomutase, whose translation MTTAETAVPVQIDGETLDIPGVRKIAEDGSPVEVTSEALAKATKSRRVFEDIARQDIPIYGVTTGYGEMIYMLVSTAKETELQTNLVRSHSAGVGPLFAEDESRAIVTARLNALARGYSAVRPEVLERLALYLNEGIVPAIPEIGSLGASGDLAPLSHVATTLIGEGYVLGPNGKVPTGRVLRERGIEPLSLKFKEGLALINGTSAMTGVGSLVLDRAFAQLRQAEIVTALIVEALQGSKSPFLAEGHDLARPHPGQIDTAANMRALTSGSKLTVEHARLRDQVAAGADETGDGVARTQVYLQKAYSLRAIPQVLGAVRSTLNHAADTVRVELNSSNDNPLFFEGQEIFHGANFHGQPVAFVMDYTTIALTQLGVLSERRTNRVLNRHLNYGLPEFLVAGDPGLNSGFAGAQYPATALVAENRTIAPASTQSVPSNGDNQDVVSMGLIATRNARRVLANNQYILAVEFLAAAQAVDISGRRDGLSPASLATYEKVRELVPTLDQDRYMADDIEAVAAALARGEFLEAVESAGVELR comes from the coding sequence GTGACGACAGCAGAGACTGCGGTGCCTGTGCAGATCGACGGGGAGACGCTCGACATCCCGGGTGTGCGCAAGATCGCCGAGGACGGCAGCCCGGTCGAGGTCACGTCGGAGGCACTGGCCAAGGCGACCAAGAGCCGCCGCGTTTTCGAGGACATCGCCCGCCAGGACATCCCGATCTACGGGGTGACCACCGGCTACGGCGAGATGATCTACATGCTGGTCTCCACGGCCAAGGAGACCGAGCTGCAGACCAACCTGGTGCGCAGCCACAGCGCGGGTGTCGGTCCGCTGTTCGCGGAGGACGAGTCCCGCGCCATCGTCACGGCGCGCCTGAACGCACTGGCCCGCGGTTACTCCGCCGTCCGCCCCGAGGTGCTGGAGCGGCTCGCCCTGTACCTGAACGAGGGCATCGTCCCCGCCATCCCGGAGATCGGCTCGCTGGGCGCGAGCGGTGACCTGGCGCCGCTTTCGCATGTGGCGACCACCCTGATCGGCGAGGGCTACGTGCTCGGCCCGAACGGCAAGGTCCCCACCGGCCGGGTGCTGCGCGAGCGCGGTATCGAGCCGCTGAGCCTGAAGTTCAAGGAAGGCCTCGCGCTGATCAACGGCACGTCGGCGATGACCGGGGTCGGCTCGCTCGTCCTCGACCGCGCCTTCGCGCAGCTGCGCCAGGCCGAGATCGTGACGGCGCTGATCGTCGAGGCGCTGCAGGGGTCGAAGAGCCCGTTCCTCGCCGAGGGACACGACCTGGCCCGCCCGCACCCCGGCCAGATCGACACCGCGGCCAACATGCGCGCGCTGACCAGCGGCAGCAAGCTGACCGTCGAGCACGCCCGGCTGCGCGACCAGGTCGCCGCCGGCGCGGACGAGACCGGTGACGGGGTCGCCCGCACCCAGGTGTACCTCCAGAAGGCGTACTCGCTGCGGGCCATCCCGCAGGTGCTGGGCGCGGTGCGCAGCACGCTGAACCACGCCGCGGACACCGTGCGCGTCGAGCTGAACTCCTCGAACGACAACCCGTTGTTCTTCGAGGGCCAGGAGATCTTCCACGGCGCGAACTTCCACGGCCAGCCGGTCGCGTTCGTCATGGACTACACGACGATCGCGCTGACCCAGCTCGGCGTGCTCTCCGAGCGGCGGACCAACCGGGTGCTCAACCGGCACCTCAACTACGGTCTGCCGGAGTTCCTCGTGGCCGGCGATCCCGGCCTCAACAGCGGTTTCGCCGGCGCGCAGTACCCGGCGACGGCGCTGGTGGCGGAGAACCGCACGATCGCCCCGGCCAGCACGCAGAGCGTGCCGTCCAACGGCGACAACCAGGACGTGGTCAGCATGGGCCTGATCGCCACCCGCAACGCGCGCCGCGTGCTGGCCAACAACCAGTACATCCTGGCCGTGGAGTTCCTGGCGGCCGCGCAGGCGGTCGACATCTCCGGGCGGCGCGACGGGCTCAGCCCGGCTTCGCTGGCCACCTACGAGAAGGTGCGCGAGCTGGTGCCGACGCTGGACCAGGACCGCTACATGGCCGACGACATCGAGGCCGTCGCCGCCGCGCTGGCGCGGGGCGAATTCCTCGAAGCGGTCGAGTCCGCGGGCGTCGAACTGCGCTGA
- a CDS encoding class I SAM-dependent methyltransferase codes for MTYGHDHVELYDLVFRSRGKDFGAEAEELAALIRDRKPGAATLLDVACGTGAHLERLAGLFDEVEGVEIAPAMREFAQLRLPDIDIHPGDMRDFDLGKKYDSLICIGNAVACMLSSHDLDKAVARMAEHLDHGGVLVVEPWWFPENFIDGYVGGHVVREDRRVVSRLTRSVREGLTTRMEIRFTVSEPEGMRAWTDELVTSLFTREEYELAFERAGCTVEFLSDPLQLSDGRANAPGLFVGVRK; via the coding sequence ATGACATACGGGCACGATCACGTCGAACTGTACGACCTGGTTTTCCGCAGCCGGGGCAAGGATTTCGGGGCCGAGGCCGAGGAACTGGCCGCGTTGATCCGTGACCGCAAGCCGGGCGCCGCGACGCTGCTCGACGTGGCCTGCGGGACCGGTGCCCACCTCGAACGGCTCGCCGGGCTGTTCGACGAGGTCGAAGGGGTGGAGATCGCGCCGGCGATGCGGGAGTTCGCGCAGCTGCGGTTGCCGGACATCGACATCCACCCCGGTGACATGCGGGACTTCGACCTCGGGAAGAAGTACGACTCGCTGATCTGCATCGGCAACGCGGTCGCCTGCATGCTGTCGAGCCACGACCTGGACAAGGCCGTCGCGCGGATGGCGGAGCACCTCGACCACGGCGGCGTGCTCGTGGTCGAGCCCTGGTGGTTCCCGGAGAACTTCATCGACGGCTACGTCGGCGGGCACGTGGTGCGCGAGGACCGCCGGGTCGTCTCCCGGCTGACCAGGTCGGTGCGCGAGGGACTGACCACGCGGATGGAGATCCGGTTCACCGTCTCGGAACCCGAAGGCATGCGGGCCTGGACCGACGAGCTGGTGACCAGTCTGTTCACGCGCGAGGAGTACGAGCTCGCCTTCGAACGGGCGGGCTGCACGGTCGAGTTCCTCTCGGACCCGCTTCAGCTGTCGGACGGCCGGGCCAACGCGCCGGGGCTGTTCGTCGGCGTGCGCAAGTAA
- a CDS encoding DegT/DnrJ/EryC1/StrS family aminotransferase, with protein MINVFQPSLGDDELAAVGEVFKTSWIGRGTKVAEFEEAWAAHLGVGRSHVTSTNSCTEATFLAMELFGIGPGDEVVLPTVNFVGAANAVAAHGARPVFCDVDPELLNPTVEDIERCLTPKTRGVLLLHYGGRPGHIVEIAKLCQERGIWLMEDAANAQSSSVDGKAVGTFGDISAWSFDWGKIAVALDGGILYAKDPAVTAEAAKRAYLGMAQSSGFSEAHRTQTRWWEFEVSSFSRRSIMNDVQAAVGTTQLAKLRDFVKRRRLIAEFYDSAIAEVPGLRTPPPLPDGHESSYYIYWVQMDPAIRDAVARQLFDEGIYTTFRYQLLHKVDAYGSDAVLPSAEKAAASTLCLPIHQALSDSDIGRVVDTLARAVRDRTHG; from the coding sequence ATGATCAACGTCTTCCAGCCGTCGCTGGGGGACGACGAACTGGCCGCCGTCGGCGAGGTGTTCAAGACCTCCTGGATCGGGCGCGGTACCAAGGTCGCGGAGTTCGAAGAGGCTTGGGCGGCGCACCTCGGCGTCGGACGTTCGCACGTCACCTCGACGAATTCGTGCACCGAGGCGACCTTCCTCGCGATGGAACTGTTCGGTATCGGTCCCGGCGACGAAGTGGTGCTGCCGACGGTGAACTTCGTCGGCGCGGCCAACGCCGTCGCCGCGCACGGTGCCCGGCCGGTCTTCTGCGACGTCGACCCCGAGCTGCTGAACCCGACGGTGGAGGACATCGAACGCTGCCTGACCCCGAAGACCCGCGGCGTCCTGCTGCTGCACTACGGCGGACGGCCGGGACATATCGTGGAGATCGCGAAGCTGTGCCAGGAGCGCGGAATCTGGCTCATGGAGGACGCGGCCAACGCGCAATCGTCCTCTGTGGACGGTAAGGCGGTCGGGACCTTCGGCGACATCTCGGCGTGGAGCTTCGACTGGGGCAAGATCGCGGTCGCGCTGGACGGCGGGATCCTGTACGCGAAGGACCCCGCGGTCACGGCCGAGGCGGCGAAACGCGCGTACCTGGGAATGGCGCAGTCGAGCGGTTTCTCCGAGGCGCACCGGACACAGACGAGGTGGTGGGAGTTCGAGGTCTCCTCGTTCTCCCGGCGGTCGATCATGAACGACGTCCAGGCGGCCGTCGGAACCACGCAGCTCGCCAAGCTCCGCGACTTCGTCAAGCGCCGGCGGCTGATCGCGGAGTTCTACGATTCCGCGATCGCCGAGGTGCCGGGGCTCCGCACGCCGCCGCCGCTGCCGGACGGGCACGAGAGCTCGTACTACATCTACTGGGTGCAGATGGATCCGGCGATCCGCGACGCCGTGGCACGGCAACTGTTCGACGAGGGGATCTACACCACGTTCCGCTATCAGTTGCTGCACAAGGTCGACGCCTACGGTTCGGACGCCGTGCTGCCCTCGGCCGAGAAGGCCGCGGCCTCGACCCTGTGCCTGCCGATCCACCAGGCGCTGAGCGACAGCGATATCGGGCGGGTCGTCGACACGCTCGCACGGGCCGTGCGGGACCGGACTCACGGCTGA